The genomic segment TTGATTCTACAACACAATTAGCTCTCTTACCGTCACTAAACTAGTAAGAAGTTGAAAAAACAACTGAAGTTGATTGAGCTGGTAATGGAAATTAAATGTGGCTGTAGATCGATCATTGTGTTGGTTGAGGGTAAAAATAATTTCATCTCGCAAGACATAGACAAGTCTGGAAATTTTGGCCGGAGCAGTAGCACCAATCGATGTGATGGTGTTGGGTGATCTTTGCCATTACACACTACACAAAAGGAGCGTCTTCGGTCTCTTTTTGGCCGTGCTAGCTATAGGCCTAGCTAAATCTCCATGTCAAGTCAACGCAGTTGGTCGGTGGGTGTCGGCGACGGCGTGGCGCaggaggagccgaggaggaTGGGCGTTGGTGGCGGCGTGGCGCAAGACGGTGGGAGGAGTCGAGGAGGCCAGGAGGGTGGGCAATCACAGACTGGGGTTGGCAAAAAATGATTGGGCTTGGGCTTGTGGGTAGTGGGCTTATGTGTGGCCTGTGGGAAGTGGGAAGGTGGGATGGGTTTTCCTGGCAGGCTCTGTAAATAGGTTAAAAATAGGAACATCCCGCCTAAAAAAGAGATTCCGAAgatatggggggggggggggatgaggCTTAAACCATTTTAACCCCGTTTCCAGATGTCACCGTCTGTTCCTGTGTAAGAACcgagaaaataaaaacaatcGGGTAAAAATGGAAAACAGTTATGGGACTGGATATGATATTATTGTACCGTTTTCATCTTAGGGCGGAGTATAATGTCACATTTCAAAATGTTAATTGCGTAATTAAATATGTATAATTATCATGAcaattattttccaatgtgtTTTAAAAGTACATAGAGAGGGTCTAGAGCTCTTTAGCCCAAGCCAAaaacattatttttatttatttttacatgtaAAAATCACTATGTGGACTGACTGAAGCTCAAGCGCAGTCCGACCCAAAAAttgcttttatttatttttacatgtaAAAATCACTAGGTGGTCTtaccgtgcccgagctcgggcCGTTGCAGCCCGATATTCCTGGTACAGTGACCGTGGTGATCCTGTGCAAGCATTTCCAGGAAGGGAAAGTTCCGTGTACAAGTATGCTGATCATTTACGTTAAGAttgttagataaaaaaaatcataatatatatgataACATTAACGGATAgatgagtatgagatgagagaATGCATAGCTGAGATATACCGTGTTACCATATTGCGAAATTGTATTTCCCATATTTTCGCGTTGGTAAGAAGCTTCTATGTATTTTCTCTTGCCCTTTGCAATTAGATCGCTGCAACCCTGCCGCGCTTTGTTGCGTGCATGTGGCTGCACTCACGTAATACCTCCAGTCGCCTCAAGAAAATGCTATTTTGGACATCGACGTGGTTCAAGGTAATATTTATCCCCAATTTATGTATTATATCATATCTACAAATATAATATAGCTGATACTATCTATTCATGGCATTTTCATGCATCAAGAAATATTACCGACGGAAAAGTTCAGAATGTTTGGCTACGTGtatcttgaaaaataattttgtcaCTAGAAGACCAGTGTATACATTGACGTCACATGCGCTGATGCGTCCGTAGCTATGTCATGGGTTAAGGGTTATTTGTATAGCTATGCATTCAAGATCTAGACCTagaatttatataataaaataaactagtttaaatatttttttaaaataaaaataaaaatttaaccaAATACTTTTAATCCATTTACCGTTGTAGatcctaaattttttaaaaatagatataacCAGCTCAAAAAATTCAGATCTGAATCCTTGCCCAACAGAGTTCGGTATCACGGAGCTGAGTCAAGTCAACCGCACGTTTACCAAtgtaaataaaattattttgcatCCAACTGTTCATCGCGCTCTCAATTTATATACCTTTTGCTAGCTGGATGGAATCCCGTGTGACCCGGTCTTAATCGTCACGGGGCAAGCAAGCAGTCGGAAGTTAGTGGTATCGTGGTGTTATTATAAGTCTCTCTCATGCTTGATACTTGCTCTAATTCCCGACGTCACTCTGCAGGCTCTCGGATCTCCTCCGTTGGTCCACTGTAGCTGCAGCTCCTCTGCAGGGTACTGTGTTCGGGGCAACAGAGAGAAAATCCAAAGGGAGAAGCTGCTCATCTTGGATTACATTCCTAAGGGTTGCCTCTCTACATTCTTGCATGGTCAGACTTCCTCATGTTTTACTCTTTGTTCTGTACTTTTGTCTAGTATTGTTAATTTCTGATGAGTAGTTAGGATATTATCATAGCTCATGCTTTAGTTAATTCTTTTAGCTGCTGTTAAGCAATTGGTATGACATTTCTGTGTTGCTTATGAGAAAGTTAGTTAATTTTTATGTGAAAGGCTTGTGAACTGCTATGTTTCAGCAAATGCTTATTTAAACATTTATAGATTTAGACGTTCCAAAGAGTGATACAACCGTAGTTATGTTAGCAAGTAAAACTAAGAATTTAGTGAAGTTTGGATTGCAGTGCTTTTGATTAAGCTACCAAAATGAATGCCTGATGTCAGTTTAGATCGTAACATATGAAAAATCTTATGTTAATTTCAGAGTATTTTATGTTTCTGGCCATTAAAAAAAGTTTAATAGTATGAACGAACCGCTCGTGTTAGGTTCAGTGAAAACAAACTAACACCTTATGTAATTTTGAGTCTAACAAGGGATGCATATTCGTTTGTTCATAAAAGATATAGTACTTTGAGTAGTACATCTTTTAGTTTAAAAACTAGTAAATTTTTTAGTATGTACTCCTTTGCTTCATTCCTGGGTCCGTCAGTGGATATTACCTTTAAGAGATACTCCGTATAGCTTTGCTTCATTTATTATTTTCTCTCGTTCTCCACGGCTTGAGCTAATTAAGGTCTGTGCTTTCCTTGCCTCGGATAGAGAAAGTTTCAGTCATGTTTTAATAGAATCAAACGTAGCATTATCACTAGGGTTTCTCGCGTGGACGCTTGCTTCAGTTAGAACACCTGATGATAGTTGGCTGGGTGTCAGGAAAGTGGTACGTCTAATTTAGTGAAAATGTCCATTTGTTCTTCAAACATACACACACAGGGGTGGAACTGCACCTAGGGCCATGACACTAGGTGCAAGTCTAAAACGCCTATGAAAGCCTCAGTAAAATTTAAGATAAATACAAGTAATTGTAGAATCTAAACTAGGACACATTAATCCAGCCCTAGGTGTAGTAAAATCATCGCTCCGCCCCTGCGCACACAcgctgaggagagagagagagagagagagagagagagagagagagagagagagagagagagagagagagaggttcaACATGCATTTGTAAGAAATTTGATGGTCAAAGTTAATGGCAGCTACGGTGATGACATGGAAGATAAAAGGGTGAAAACTTACGGGATAATACATTTTGTGGCGGCAGATCCGAGATCAGAGAGCTTTGGTCTAACAAATAAAACATTTGGGCCTCGTGTAGATTCCAACATGCATCCTGTTCAAAACAGTAATGCCCCGTTGTAAACGTGGTAAAAAATTTATATTCCTACAGTAACGGCTATTTCCTACACATGAAATTTCAGCTTCAAAACATGCCTTAACTCACATGTGCAAATGTGTTTCCAAATTGTGAACGATCGATTGATTAATTCATTTTGAATCTATAATAGATCGATTATTGCTTGTAAATTTATGCTTATACACATGCTCTTATCTTATGTCAAAAGGATTAGTGTCATTATAAACGGAAAGTTGAAGGTAGGCCCATTATCGTTCTTATAGATCAATAGCATGGCGGAGAGAAAGTTCCATCATACTAGTGTGGTGCCAAGGGATTATTCGTTCCAGCTGCTAGAAGATATTACAGATGGTTTCTCTGAGGAGCATAAAGTCGGTAGTGGTGGGTACGGAAATGTTTACAAGGTATGATTTTATACTTGTATTTCTATACTTCAAGTGATGCCACCACTAATTACAAGAGCCCATATATAACAAAGACAATTCAACAGGGAGTACTGCATGATGGGGAAGTGATTGCTGTGAAGAAGTTAAATCCCATGATGCTAGCACTTGATGATGAGCCATTTGAGAAAGAATTTAATAACCTAATGAGGGTCCAGCATCAGAACATTGTACGGTTACTTGGCTACTGCTACGAAACAAAGCACACACATATTGAGATCAATGGACAATTTCATTTAGCTAAAATAGAAAACAGAGCCCTTTGCTTCGAATACTTGCAGCATGGCAGCCTTGACAAGCATCTTTATGGTAAGACATGTTGATTGATCCACATAGACTTTGTGTTATTTTGCATGTAATAAATGAATCCCTAATAATTTTGCATCCCGGTAACATTCTCTTTGTTTATATACAGATGAATCATGTGGACTTGATTGGTGCACACGCTACAAAATAATTAAGGGGATCTGTGAAGGTTTAAATTACCTTCATGGAGGATTAAACAAACCTGTTTTCCATCTGGACCTAAAACCTTCCAATATATTGCTAGATAAGAACATGGTACCGAAAATTGCAGATTTTGGGTTGTCGAGGTTCCTCTTGGAAACAAAAAGCGATATATTGACAGAAACTATGAAAGGCACGGTGTAAGTAGAATGCCTCGCATGAGAtctatcttttttctctttagTAAATTAAGCTGTTTTTGATTTATATGAGCTAATTAACACCTATGATATGATGCAGTGCGTACATGCCTCCAGAGTACCTAGCACAACGCCAAATCTCTAAAGAGTACGATATATTCAGTTTAGGCATTATAATCATACAGATAATAACTGGACCTGAGGGCCACTCCAAATATCTTAAAGGGTCTCCCCAAGAATTTATCGACCTTGTAAGAGAATTGACTTCTCTAATCCAAGAACAACCCGACGTACGtgttatacatatatgtatgttacTTACTCCACTGAGTCTTTGTAATTCAATTTTGTAGGTGCACAATAAATGGGGGAATAGGATACAGACAACATCAATGTACACAGAAGAATATTGCCAGCAAGTGAAGAGATGCATTGAGATAGCAATAAACTGCCTGGaaattgaaagaaaaaagaggccCAAGATAGGAGATATTATCTACGACTTGACACAGACAGAATCTGTCATTCATGAAGTGTCGATGCCATTTTCTGAGGAGTTCAAAAGTACTAGTTTACTacaagaaggaagaggaggaggggaggagaagaaggtacCAATTTTCTTAGTCAATTTCTCAAATGTTATTTATAACTTCTCTCGATTTGTTTATGCTCTTTATATAGGCTGTGCTTGCCAAGTTTGGGCCCTGGGGAGGAAATGCTGGGAAGACTCACAACATCAAGGTGGCACCTCACCGTCTGGAAAGCGTTACAATTTGGAGCAAGGATGTTGTTGATGCATTTGCATTTTCGTACAGTGAACTTAATGGGAAGAAGCACACTATAGGTACATGGGGTGGCCCTGGTGGGATTACCAATAGGGTAAGCGAAGGAGTCTTAAAACGAAAGCTTTCACTATTGGAAGATTTTTCGGAGAAAGAGTGTGTTTTATTTCTCCTGTTAAACCGTGTTGTGGATTAATCATCTCCAATAGctaatttcaaaatgttttttgtTCCCTGCAGATTCAGTTTGGCCCTTCAGAATTTCTGGTGGAAATTTCTGGAACAACTGGCCCATATTTTTACGAAGTGATTGATGTGATCAAGTCACTTAAGTTGGTCACAAATGTTCGTAGTTATGGACCTTATGGCTCAGGAGGAGAAACTCCTTTCCACACTTCAGTGCAAGACAATGGCAGCATTGTTGGTTTTTTTGGGCGTGCAGGACGTTTTCTCCATGCCATCGGTGTCTACGTGAATCCCAACAGACTCACCCTTGCTGAACTGGAAACAATGGAGGATAGAGAGCGAGAAGAGGAGGATGTACTAGATTAAATTTAGTTATAGTTCTTTTTATCTAtttatctcttcttcacttgttttgTCTATCTAATATTCGATTTATTGGTTTGTATTATAAGGGGGTCACCAAGATTGGACTCTGGGGAGGGAATGGAGGGATGCCTCACGACACGGAGGTGGTACCTCACCGTCTGGAAAGTATGACAATACGCAGTGATGTCGTGATACATTCACTTGCGTTTTCGTACACTGATGTTAAAGGGGTGCAGCGCACTACAGATCGATGGGGAGGTCCTGGTGGGAGTGCTTATTCGGTGAGTCAAAGAATCTCTAGAATAATTTGTAAAAaaacatcatgcatgtttttttcttgtttatgCCATTAAGAAGTGGCACCTACTAATTACGTGTAAAATACAACCTAGCTTGATAATTATTCTCGTTTTTTGTTGCAGATTCAGCTCGGACGTTTCGACCATATAAAAGGAATTTCTGGAACATTTGCTCCATTTGGCACATCACCTAATGTTATAACATCGCTTACTATTACCACAAATGGAGGTCAAAAAACATACGGACCTTTTGGACAAGGAGGAGGAACTGCGTTCACGATTCCAGTGGAGACAAATGGCAGCGTTGCTGGCTTCTTTGGGCGTTCAGGGTCGTATCTTGACGCACTTGGGGTCTACATTCGCACATACTGAACATAGCAGAGTTTGTTCAAATACTGAGAATTGTCTGCTGATGATCAGCCATATTTTTCCACGCTGATTTGTTTGAATTATGTGTGTGCACACATTCTGTGTTGCTTAATGAGATATCCATTACATGTCCACAATACAGCCAATGAGATTTGCATTTCTTTATCATGCAATTCTTCCCGCAGCATTTACAAAACATGAGAAGAACCTAAATGAAGATAGAAATCACACTGTATGCTCACTACTAGGAGTCCTGTCTTTCTTGGCATTGGCAGTACCTTATCTTCATGAGGAGGAGCATACAAAACTGCCATGAAAAATCGTAATTTTCCAGCAGGCACCAAAAATTAGTTAATTGCTACGAAAATGCATACGCACAAAAGGTCAATAATCCTAGCATAGTGTGGGCACActttaagggtgtgtttggtatAGCTCTGATTCTGTGctgagagtgattctgtggtggaagtagGATGGAAGTAATTCtatggtggaagtgattctatttgtaaaatcgtttggtatgctaGTGGTGGAATTGATTCCTGAGAGAATATTATGTTAAAATCGAGAAGAATCAGTCGGAAATCAGGTGAAGACTAGATTTTTTAGCTCCCACCACGTAATACAAATCGTGGAGTGATTCCTGAGCGGAATCCGCTCCCAGCATAGCGTTTGGCAGCACGGGAGCTGATTTTTGCGGAGCACTACCAAACGAGGCCTAACTATTAAACTGAATCTCCTCGGGTGCGCAGCAATCGCCTCATATGTGCACTTAGCAAAAttgattatttttcttcttacgAGAGAGCAGCCCGCTGATGTCCTCACGTGACTCGTCTCGACTAGCGTGCAGCACCAAATAGCAAACCAGCACGAGATGAATAAACTAGCAATTCACGTGACGGTACTGTAGCTTCACGTCTCGAGAGAGCAGACCGGggcctttttcctttcttttcgcCAGGACGTAGCTTCTTGCGTGGTGCAGCCGATCAGCACAGGGAAGTCACAATGGCAGCAGCCAGCAGATGACTTTGCCTCGCCCGTTCACACGAGGTTACCTAGTACGGTGGAACAGTACTCGTGCATACTCAATACAGGTTTAGTGAGTCACTATATGGTTTAAAGTAGTCAGAACGAATATGGTATAACCGACTTAGTGAGTTCCTTCTGTGGAAGGGTTACTTTAATAATGATGATTGTCCATGCGTGTTCATGAAGAAATCGTCGACAAGATTTTATATTATCtctgtgtatgttgatgacctaAATATCATCGGCAACGCACAAGGTATCAATGAAGCACGTGATCATCTAAAGTCGAGTGAAGGATTTGCGTAAGTGGTTGGAAGATCATATGATCGAGAAATATAAGTGGGCTAGGGCATTTGACAGGGAAGGATGCCGATATGGTATGATGACTAGCAACATGGATGAGATTTTCAACAAAGTGCTTAAGGAAATTAGGTCTTTGCCCGTTACAGCAATCGTGGCCTACACCTTCGAGAAGCTGAATGAGTACTTTGTTGATAAGGTAAGCAAAGATGAGAAGTTGGGCTGACGAGCGATTAGATACCGAGGTTGAAGTAGGTCCAAGCCAGCCTTTGCTCTGGGATGGTGGTTCCCAACCTGCAATTGAAGATGCTTGTGAAGAGGAGGTATTGAAGAGTGATTTAGTGCGTTTGGCACAAGAGGTTGGTACGACCAATGCATCAACAGTTGGTGGTAGGGAACAAGCTGATTTAGAGGAAGCAAGTCGTGCAGCCAAGAGGGAGTTGGTATGGCATGACTTTGATCTAGCAAGGGTATCTGATGAATTGGACCCTCGTGTATTTGGCGACATGACAGTGGACGATGTCCCTTATGAGGCTGAATACGAGGAGGACTCCGATGATGATAATTCCGTTGGTGAGATGAGGGAGGAGGATTGCCATACTTTCGAGTCAGTGATTGGCCGTCATCCTCATGTCTCTGAATTTAGGAACCTTAGTGGGATCAGAGGTGCTGTAGTAGATGGAGGTTGTACTACGTACTT from the Phragmites australis chromosome 19, lpPhrAust1.1, whole genome shotgun sequence genome contains:
- the LOC133901019 gene encoding uncharacterized protein LOC133901019, whose translation is MMLALDDEPFEKEFNNLMRVQHQNIVRLLGYCYETKHTHIEINGQFHLAKIENRALCFEYLQHGSLDKHLYDESCGLDWCTRYKIIKGICEGLNYLHGGLNKPVFHLDLKPSNILLDKNMVPKIADFGLSRFLLETKSDILTETMKGTVAYMPPEYLAQRQISKEYDIFSLGIIIIQIITGPEGHSKYLKGSPQEFIDLVHNKWGNRIQTTSMYTEEYCQQVKRCIEIAINCLEIERKKRPKIGDIIYDLTQTESVIHEVSMPFSEEFKSTSLLQEGRGGGEEKKAVLAKFGPWGGNAGKTHNIKVAPHRLESVTIWSKDVVDAFAFSYSELNGKKHTIGTWGGPGGITNRIQFGPSEFLVEISGTTGPYFYEVIDVIKSLKLVTNVRSYGPYGSGGETPFHTSVQDNGSIVGFFGRAGRFLHAIGVYVNPNRLTLAELETMEDREREEEDGVTKIGLWGGNGGMPHDTEVVPHRLESMTIRSDVVIHSLAFSYTDVKGVQRTTDRWGGPGGSAYSIQLGRFDHIKGISGTFAPFGTSPNVITSLTITTNGGQKTYGPFGQGGGTAFTIPVETNGSVAGFFGRSGSYLDALGVYIRTY